A DNA window from Chryseobacterium sp. MEBOG06 contains the following coding sequences:
- a CDS encoding TonB-dependent receptor plug domain-containing protein, whose translation MVHNDSQFLFKSRFLTFLFVFITAAASAQDHSFTIIIEVKDAELKPVKEAEINIFSAEAKYTTSSNDKGIAAIDITPGKYKIEIHKNGSLGYTHTLSVKKAETFSVSLKERINTIEEVVITAKEGKGLTSSSIISQRAMQHLQPSSFSDLLELLPGGRSSDPVLNQVNRISLRETGRPGSDYNTSSMGTTFLVDGAPLNSGANLQYTYDFLDKSNNGLKRRLNITSGVDMRSIATDQIERVEVLRGIPSVQYGNLTSGIVKITNKSGYTRWKARFKADGYSKLFAVSKGFENKEKDLKINAGLDYLNAKADPRDRLENYKRITANLAIVKEKKHNKGTSRWQTSLSYTGSLDGSKSDPDVDLSELNSYEVNNHLVSLSNLFTYTKNEPSFFRSTEIQATVNQRFDKIKQTKFIQLENATAFPLSKTEGEYDGYYPEPRYISNYKVDGKPLDVFVKMVNNFQADFKSVRNEFNVGLDWQLSKNWGKGQQFDIYKPIDPKATFRPRAYRDVPAYITSALFLESISTVKTGNHQLILALGIRGNSMMNLPFQFKMHGKMYFDPRANLQWELPSFEWMNKKAQLAVTLGYGKQSLFPDLNLLYPELIYKDIQQLNYFHNTPEYRKINYKTLIYNPQNPQIEPAVNEKFEARIDFSLGAHQLSVTAFKENMHNAFRSMNEYAVYQYKKYDTSGIDHNTITSPPDVNSLPYQTVSENFIYATQRNGSKVDKEGIEFQYSSNRIPKINTRFTVSGAWFRTQYGNSLPVYRGRDLVINGRPYPYLGLYEGMEPSSVNEVLNTNLMMDTYIPGLDLVFSSSFQFSWYSMRKLLPMNGVPSYYVDQNGSIFPFNPDTTKGTLLENLIIAQNQDLYNASRRPMEMNLNLKVTKSFRNKAIVVAMFANRLFSYYAPYHLNGFTINRKGAYDPYFGMEINFNL comes from the coding sequence ATGGTTCACAACGATTCCCAATTCCTTTTCAAATCCCGATTTTTAACTTTCCTCTTCGTCTTCATTACCGCTGCAGCCAGCGCACAAGACCATTCCTTTACGATTATCATTGAGGTAAAAGATGCCGAACTGAAACCTGTAAAAGAAGCTGAAATCAACATCTTCTCAGCAGAGGCTAAATACACCACCTCCAGCAATGACAAAGGAATTGCTGCTATAGATATTACACCCGGAAAATACAAAATTGAAATCCATAAAAACGGAAGCCTTGGTTATACCCATACTCTGTCAGTTAAAAAGGCTGAAACATTCTCTGTCTCCCTTAAAGAAAGAATAAATACTATTGAAGAAGTTGTCATCACGGCAAAAGAAGGAAAAGGACTCACCTCTTCATCCATTATCAGCCAACGTGCTATGCAGCATTTGCAGCCATCGAGCTTTTCAGATCTTCTCGAACTTCTTCCCGGAGGAAGATCAAGTGACCCTGTTCTGAATCAGGTCAATAGAATAAGTCTTCGTGAAACAGGCAGGCCCGGCAGTGATTATAATACTTCTTCTATGGGAACGACATTTCTGGTTGATGGTGCCCCGCTAAACTCTGGTGCCAATCTCCAGTATACCTACGATTTCTTGGACAAATCCAACAATGGGCTCAAGAGAAGACTTAACATCACAAGTGGTGTCGATATGAGAAGTATAGCTACAGATCAAATCGAACGTGTGGAAGTTTTGCGGGGAATACCTTCTGTACAATACGGAAATTTAACCTCCGGTATTGTAAAAATCACGAATAAATCAGGATACACAAGATGGAAAGCAAGATTTAAAGCAGATGGTTACAGTAAACTTTTTGCAGTAAGTAAAGGCTTTGAAAACAAAGAAAAGGATCTGAAAATCAATGCAGGACTGGATTACCTGAATGCAAAAGCTGATCCCAGAGACAGACTTGAAAATTATAAGAGAATTACAGCTAATCTAGCTATTGTAAAAGAGAAAAAGCATAATAAAGGAACTTCAAGATGGCAGACCAGTCTTAGCTATACCGGCTCGCTGGACGGATCCAAATCTGATCCTGATGTCGATTTATCTGAGCTGAACTCTTATGAGGTCAACAATCATCTTGTAAGCCTCTCCAATCTGTTTACTTATACTAAAAATGAGCCTTCGTTTTTTAGATCAACAGAGATTCAGGCTACTGTTAACCAAAGATTTGACAAAATAAAACAGACCAAATTCATTCAGTTAGAGAATGCTACAGCTTTTCCACTATCCAAAACAGAGGGTGAGTATGATGGTTATTATCCTGAGCCGAGATATATTTCAAATTATAAAGTAGACGGAAAACCTCTTGATGTATTTGTAAAAATGGTAAATAACTTTCAGGCTGATTTTAAATCAGTTAGAAATGAATTCAATGTAGGGTTAGACTGGCAGCTGAGCAAAAACTGGGGCAAAGGGCAGCAATTTGACATTTATAAACCTATAGATCCTAAAGCGACTTTCAGGCCCCGCGCCTATCGCGATGTTCCGGCTTATATTACCTCTGCATTGTTTCTGGAATCTATCAGTACGGTAAAGACAGGGAATCATCAGTTGATATTAGCCCTTGGAATAAGAGGAAATTCAATGATGAATCTGCCTTTTCAGTTTAAAATGCACGGAAAAATGTATTTTGATCCCAGAGCAAATCTTCAGTGGGAGCTTCCTTCATTCGAGTGGATGAATAAAAAAGCACAATTGGCTGTAACACTGGGATATGGTAAACAAAGCCTGTTCCCGGATCTTAATCTCCTGTATCCGGAACTTATTTATAAAGATATTCAGCAGCTGAATTATTTCCACAACACTCCGGAATACAGGAAAATTAATTATAAAACGTTGATTTACAATCCGCAGAATCCGCAAATAGAGCCAGCTGTGAATGAAAAGTTTGAAGCAAGGATAGATTTCAGCTTAGGAGCCCATCAACTTTCTGTGACTGCTTTTAAGGAAAATATGCATAATGCTTTCCGTTCTATGAATGAATATGCTGTGTATCAATACAAAAAGTATGACACCTCAGGAATTGATCACAATACAATCACCTCTCCACCGGACGTAAACTCACTTCCCTATCAGACTGTAAGTGAAAACTTTATTTACGCCACCCAGCGAAATGGCAGTAAGGTAGACAAAGAAGGAATAGAGTTTCAATATTCATCAAACAGAATTCCAAAGATCAATACAAGATTTACCGTCAGCGGAGCCTGGTTCCGGACTCAATATGGCAATAGCCTGCCTGTTTACAGAGGAAGAGATTTAGTCATCAATGGAAGACCCTATCCCTATTTAGGATTATATGAAGGTATGGAGCCAAGCTCAGTGAATGAAGTTTTGAATACCAACCTTATGATGGATACTTATATTCCTGGTCTGGACCTTGTCTTTTCTTCATCTTTCCAGTTTTCATGGTATTCTATGAGAAAATTACTTCCCATGAACGGTGTACCCAGCTATTATGTGGATCAGAATGGCAGCATCTTCCCTTTTAATCCGGATACAACCAAAGGTACCCTGCTTGAAAATCTGATTATTGCTCAGAATCAAGATCTGTACAATGCGTCCAGAAGACCGATGGAAATGAACCTCAACCTGAAAGTCACCAAAAGCTTCAGAAATAAAGCCATCGTAGTCGCTATGTTTGCCAACAGACTTTTCAGTTACTACGCTCCTTACCATCTCAATGGTTTCACAATCAACAGAAAAGGAGCTTATGATCCATATTTCGGGATGGAAATCAATTTCAATTTATAG
- a CDS encoding T9SS type A sorting domain-containing protein — MKKIATFLLGISAPFCFAQQAGDLVSAEEKLDLTPQGVVNFIANNLGEQNAPDFVSYLNSFNVGLKGYKITYYTKNEKNVLVKATGLLMYPSVGFKLSTVVSDHGTTDSRHNVPSNFKGALTAGFVVELSYVLNGYILMAPDYVGMGTGEGVHPYVDYPTEAGATVDFITAANKVLAQLNVKRYDEYFLAGYSQGAHAAMSTLKRLSISNPDNLKFKYAYMGDGPYDFSGVTLQKGVLEKDVYPFTAFLANVLHSCNNTGFKTYNNDISEVISAEYLDRYNYHVVQDNGGLLWGPVVWRKLFTNSFIHDVTNNPNNKLRQCMKPKDVYDWYNKTPMTLGHSTVDLAIPPENTSKTIDVQRGYYPWWDLNKYKLDSFYWGPIGHVGGILPFTLASNAKFNALRSGGLLNQWAIAGSVFGKQSDVPSEKTSLFSSQIKPELGNMQLVEITDFNQEKTMKRSADERSLSSLKDGVYLLKVTENNEDKMLPYIKTTPKEIPENEIVQAENNAVLKLKIDQDELAAVYIFDESKTLVKTISKEEYRNTGGISLENLGKQKYTFEVATPFYNLQFSKAIYINTLKERTDIFTQNRQIKIKSGNSIKNISIYTISGALAVHQEVNTSLYESKGLESGVYVVHVTLLNGESIQQKIKL, encoded by the coding sequence ATGAAAAAAATCGCTACTTTCTTATTAGGGATTTCAGCTCCATTCTGTTTTGCCCAGCAGGCTGGAGATTTGGTAAGCGCTGAAGAGAAGCTGGATTTAACTCCACAGGGAGTTGTCAATTTCATAGCTAATAATCTTGGTGAACAGAATGCTCCGGATTTTGTGAGCTATCTCAACAGTTTCAATGTTGGATTAAAAGGCTATAAAATCACCTATTACACTAAAAACGAGAAAAATGTTCTTGTAAAAGCAACCGGGCTTTTGATGTATCCTAGTGTAGGTTTCAAACTCTCAACAGTAGTATCGGACCACGGAACTACTGATAGCAGACACAACGTTCCCTCCAATTTCAAAGGAGCTTTAACTGCCGGATTTGTAGTTGAACTTTCTTATGTACTCAATGGCTATATTTTAATGGCACCTGATTATGTAGGAATGGGAACCGGAGAGGGAGTTCATCCTTATGTGGATTATCCTACGGAAGCGGGAGCCACTGTAGATTTCATCACAGCAGCCAATAAAGTATTGGCCCAACTGAATGTAAAGCGTTATGATGAGTATTTTCTAGCAGGATATTCTCAGGGAGCCCATGCTGCAATGTCTACATTAAAGAGATTAAGTATTTCAAATCCGGATAATCTCAAGTTCAAATATGCTTATATGGGGGATGGACCTTATGATTTCTCAGGAGTAACTCTACAAAAAGGAGTACTGGAAAAAGACGTCTATCCGTTCACTGCATTTCTGGCCAATGTTCTGCACAGCTGCAACAATACGGGTTTTAAAACCTATAACAATGATATTTCGGAGGTAATTTCTGCAGAATATCTTGACCGGTACAATTATCACGTGGTTCAGGATAACGGAGGTTTACTGTGGGGACCTGTTGTATGGAGAAAACTCTTTACCAACAGCTTTATCCATGATGTCACCAACAATCCGAACAATAAGCTCAGACAGTGTATGAAGCCTAAAGATGTGTATGACTGGTATAATAAAACTCCTATGACTTTGGGGCACTCTACAGTAGATTTAGCCATCCCTCCGGAAAACACATCCAAAACTATTGATGTGCAGCGTGGATATTATCCGTGGTGGGATCTTAATAAATATAAACTGGATTCTTTTTACTGGGGCCCTATAGGACATGTAGGAGGAATTCTTCCATTCACATTAGCTTCCAATGCAAAGTTTAATGCGCTGAGAAGTGGCGGATTGCTCAATCAATGGGCAATAGCAGGATCAGTTTTTGGCAAACAATCAGATGTTCCATCAGAAAAAACTTCTTTATTCTCATCCCAGATAAAACCTGAGCTGGGAAATATGCAGCTGGTAGAAATTACAGATTTCAATCAGGAAAAAACAATGAAAAGATCTGCTGATGAGCGAAGTTTATCTTCTTTAAAAGATGGGGTTTATCTTTTAAAAGTGACGGAAAATAATGAAGATAAAATGCTTCCCTACATTAAAACCACTCCAAAAGAGATTCCGGAAAATGAAATCGTACAGGCTGAGAATAATGCTGTCTTAAAATTGAAAATAGATCAGGATGAACTTGCTGCTGTATATATTTTTGATGAAAGCAAAACACTGGTAAAAACTATTTCTAAAGAAGAATATCGGAACACAGGAGGAATCAGTTTAGAAAATCTGGGTAAACAGAAATATACTTTTGAAGTAGCCACTCCATTTTATAACCTTCAATTCAGTAAAGCCATATATATCAACACCTTAAAAGAAAGAACAGATATCTTTACGCAAAATAGACAGATCAAAATAAAATCAGGCAATAGTATTAAAAATATCAGCATATATACCATTTCAGGAGCTTTAGCTGTACATCAGGAAGTTAATACCTCTCTTTATGAATCCAAAGGTTTAGAATCCGGAGTTTATGTGGTACATGTTACTCTTCTTAACGGAGAATCCATTCAGCAGAAAATTAAATTATAA
- a CDS encoding acyl-CoA dehydrogenase family protein, which produces MSYYPLTSIPDYYGIDALLTEEHKLIRQSVRDWVESFVMPQIDQAAQNHTDLPGLMRELGKIGALGPYIPVEYGGSGLDQISYGLIMQELERGDSAVRSAASVQSSLVMFPINEFGSEEQKKKYLPKLAAGEMIGSFGLTEPNHGSDPSSMETYFKDMGDHYLLNGAKMWITNSPLCDIAVVWAKNEEGKVQGLIVERGMEGFTTPETHNKWSLRASKTGELVFNDVKVPKENLLPGVTGLKGPLSCLNSARYGISWGVIGAAIDCHCTAVQYAKERKQFGKPIGSYQLQQKKLAEFLTEITKAQLLCLQLGNLKNAHKATPAQISMAKRNNVNMAIEIARESRQILGGMGIMGEFPMMRHAANLESVITYEGTHDVHLLITGLDITGINAF; this is translated from the coding sequence ATGTCATATTATCCTCTTACAAGCATTCCCGACTATTATGGAATTGATGCTTTACTTACCGAAGAACACAAACTGATCCGCCAATCTGTAAGAGACTGGGTGGAAAGTTTTGTAATGCCGCAGATTGATCAGGCCGCTCAAAATCATACAGATCTACCTGGCCTTATGAGAGAACTAGGGAAAATCGGAGCATTAGGTCCGTATATCCCTGTTGAGTATGGAGGTTCAGGATTAGACCAGATTTCTTATGGTTTGATCATGCAGGAACTGGAAAGAGGAGATTCTGCAGTACGTTCTGCAGCTTCAGTACAAAGCTCTCTGGTTATGTTTCCAATTAATGAGTTCGGTTCTGAAGAACAAAAAAAGAAATATCTGCCGAAGCTTGCTGCCGGAGAAATGATTGGGTCTTTTGGATTAACTGAGCCTAATCATGGTTCTGATCCAAGTTCTATGGAAACTTATTTTAAAGATATGGGAGATCATTATCTTTTAAATGGGGCTAAAATGTGGATCACCAACTCTCCTCTTTGCGACATCGCAGTAGTGTGGGCAAAGAATGAGGAAGGAAAAGTACAGGGGCTGATTGTTGAAAGAGGAATGGAAGGTTTTACGACTCCGGAGACTCACAATAAATGGAGCTTAAGAGCTTCGAAAACAGGAGAATTGGTATTCAATGATGTAAAAGTACCGAAGGAAAACCTGCTTCCGGGCGTAACAGGATTGAAAGGGCCTTTGTCTTGTCTGAATTCTGCAAGATATGGAATTTCGTGGGGAGTAATTGGCGCAGCTATCGACTGCCACTGTACGGCTGTTCAGTATGCTAAAGAAAGAAAACAGTTTGGTAAGCCAATTGGTTCTTATCAGCTTCAACAGAAGAAACTGGCTGAGTTCCTGACAGAGATCACAAAAGCCCAGTTATTATGTCTTCAGCTAGGAAACCTTAAAAATGCACACAAAGCAACGCCTGCTCAAATTTCTATGGCAAAGCGTAACAATGTGAATATGGCTATTGAAATTGCAAGAGAATCAAGACAGATTTTAGGAGGCATGGGAATCATGGGAGAATTTCCAATGATGAGACATGCAGCCAACCTGGAATCCGTAATTACATATGAAGGGACTCACGATGTTCATTTGTTAATTACCGGTTTAGATATTACGGGAATCAACGCTTTTTAA
- a CDS encoding NUDIX hydrolase — translation MKIKDTKSKETLRELIDTKDFVAHISVDCTIFGFHNNILKVLLLKYHDLNLWSLPGGFVFNDEDLREAAERVLFERTHLKGLFLKQFHTFGRIDRTENNVHQILLKNKGIEVPQDHWIFQRFITVGYCSLIDFSLTNTFPDAFNESCEWFEVNKLPQMAFDHDRIIETGLEYLRMNINTEVAASNLLPEKFTMKDLQALYETILGQKFRRNNFQRKILSLNILDRMEKLYDGSANKAPYLYKFKTEVHNSTNQYPISNDEES, via the coding sequence ATGAAAATCAAAGACACGAAAAGTAAAGAAACGCTTCGGGAACTTATCGACACCAAGGACTTCGTAGCTCATATTTCTGTTGACTGCACTATATTCGGCTTTCATAATAATATTCTGAAAGTTCTGCTTTTAAAATATCACGATCTGAATCTGTGGTCACTTCCGGGTGGCTTTGTTTTCAATGATGAAGATTTGAGGGAAGCTGCTGAAAGGGTTTTATTTGAAAGGACGCATCTTAAAGGTTTGTTTTTAAAACAGTTTCACACTTTTGGAAGAATAGACCGTACAGAAAACAATGTTCACCAGATCCTTCTTAAAAATAAAGGAATAGAAGTCCCGCAAGACCACTGGATCTTTCAGCGATTTATTACTGTAGGCTATTGCAGCCTTATTGATTTTTCCCTGACTAATACCTTTCCGGATGCTTTCAATGAAAGCTGTGAATGGTTTGAAGTGAATAAACTGCCTCAAATGGCTTTCGATCATGACAGGATCATAGAAACCGGGCTGGAATATCTTAGAATGAACATCAATACTGAAGTAGCTGCCAGTAATCTGCTTCCTGAGAAGTTCACAATGAAAGACCTACAGGCTCTTTATGAGACTATTCTGGGTCAGAAATTTAGAAGAAATAACTTCCAGCGAAAGATTTTAAGCTTAAATATTCTTGACAGAATGGAAAAACTTTATGATGGTTCAGCCAATAAAGCACCCTATCTGTATAAATTTAAAACTGAAGTTCACAATTCTACCAATCAATACCCTATATCCAATGATGAGGAGTCTTAA